The Mucilaginibacter mallensis genome has a segment encoding these proteins:
- a CDS encoding RagB/SusD family nutrient uptake outer membrane protein: MKIKNIYKGIILATTLISGMWMSGCKKGTLDGIKPTGTPTTTNFWKTADDAQQAANGLYDLQSNDEDLYGRGFFWFINASDDMVVGRTSADRENIKNFVCTGNEQSIYAPWSAHFEVMKRANDVIANVPGISMDQATKNFILGQAYFIHATMHLEIADLYGSATQGAPVQNRANPLAFPLQLPSVKDNYAYIIADLKKAAALLPYLNQLATTDYGRAHKTAAWAYLAKAYLHAKDYSNAEKYADSVILSGKHALLPNYADVFKIANNYSSEYIWSVASSQYGESILPGAMLENKGWGLYNGFGYYQPTKELVDEFEPGDKRLAATILKKGDTFQYFGQTYTYPIGGVSNSLTGYQFNKYMEPFSYAGGIHVSTNGNEPSTDLNVPLLRYAEVILIKAEAEIMQGKSGDAEINMIRQRAGLTPVSGATMVNLKHERRVELAGEWSDRNFDLVRWGDAQAAYAKPLHGSDGSVVWPARNFVPARDNVWPIPPNDIQISQGQLKQNAGW; this comes from the coding sequence ATGAAAATTAAGAATATATATAAAGGGATTATTTTGGCGACCACTCTTATCAGTGGGATGTGGATGTCAGGCTGTAAAAAGGGAACTTTAGATGGTATAAAGCCTACCGGTACCCCAACTACTACCAATTTTTGGAAAACTGCGGATGATGCCCAACAGGCTGCCAATGGCTTATATGATTTGCAAAGCAATGATGAAGACCTTTACGGCCGTGGTTTCTTCTGGTTTATAAATGCAAGTGATGATATGGTTGTAGGCCGTACTTCTGCTGACCGGGAAAACATCAAAAACTTTGTTTGTACCGGAAACGAGCAAAGTATTTACGCGCCATGGTCAGCTCATTTTGAAGTAATGAAAAGGGCTAATGATGTTATTGCCAATGTACCGGGTATCAGCATGGATCAGGCAACCAAAAACTTCATACTTGGTCAGGCTTATTTTATTCATGCCACTATGCACCTTGAAATTGCCGATCTTTATGGTAGCGCTACGCAAGGTGCTCCCGTTCAGAACCGTGCTAATCCGCTTGCATTTCCCTTACAATTACCATCTGTGAAGGATAATTATGCTTATATAATTGCTGATTTGAAAAAAGCCGCAGCTCTTTTGCCTTATTTAAACCAGCTTGCAACTACAGATTATGGAAGAGCTCATAAAACAGCTGCATGGGCTTATTTGGCTAAAGCTTATCTGCATGCCAAAGATTATTCCAATGCAGAAAAATATGCAGATTCGGTTATTTTAAGTGGCAAACATGCACTATTGCCAAACTACGCTGATGTATTTAAAATCGCCAACAATTACAGTTCCGAATATATATGGTCTGTTGCCAGCAGTCAGTATGGCGAAAGCATTTTGCCCGGAGCTATGCTTGAAAACAAAGGATGGGGCTTATATAACGGGTTTGGATACTATCAGCCCACTAAAGAGCTGGTTGACGAGTTTGAACCCGGTGATAAAAGATTGGCTGCTACTATCCTGAAAAAAGGCGATACCTTTCAATACTTCGGGCAGACCTATACTTATCCAATTGGAGGTGTTTCAAACAGTTTAACAGGCTACCAGTTTAATAAATACATGGAGCCTTTCAGTTATGCAGGTGGAATTCATGTTAGCACAAACGGAAATGAACCTTCAACAGATCTGAATGTACCACTGCTTCGTTATGCTGAAGTGATTTTGATTAAAGCAGAAGCTGAAATAATGCAGGGAAAAAGTGGTGATGCGGAGATCAACATGATCCGTCAGCGTGCTGGCTTAACTCCGGTATCAGGAGCAACTATGGTGAATTTAAAGCATGAACGCCGTGTTGAACTCGCTGGTGAATGGAGCGACCGGAATTTTGACCTGGTGCGCTGGGGAGATGCACAGGCTGCTTATGCCAAACCATTACACGGGTCTGATGGATCAGTAGTTTGGCCTGCACGTAATTTTGTTCCGGCCAGGGACAATGTATGGCCAATTCCACCAAATGATATCCAGATAAGCCAGGGGCAACTCAAGCAAAATGCAGGCTGGTAG
- a CDS encoding alkaline phosphatase, whose protein sequence is MKSTKIIALLAVMVTINLSVNAQIKVYTVADAHSHNDYKNNIPFYRAYEKGFGSIEADVYAVNGKLMVAHDKAEVAENRSLKILYTDPLIEKLAHDQQRQLRLLIEIKEDYKAVLPLVISELKPLESYFSYPGHPGRLSIVLTGAVPPAAEMVNYPEWISFDVDHIDGFTPEQWKKVGLVSFPFSKYVHWNGKGVLNSEEVARVSAGIDSVHAAGKMIRFYETPDTKSSWLALIRLKVDVIGTDKVEELGDFLNKKEKDEYVAPQSYAIYHPTYKSDGAVKKVKNIILCIGDGMGLSQIYATYTANRGQLNIFQMQNIGFSITNSADAYITDSAAGGTAFASGQKTNDRAIGVDPSGKPLKSLADYSAKAGKKTADIVVCELTDATPAAFYAHQSERSNATAIARDITSSPVDIFLGSAYTDFTEKVNGETPIDIMKKRGYTVIRNFDDFLKSPATKILGLMDDSVTRPKMNGRGDYLPLAFNKVTHTFKNDPKGFFMMIEGSQIDHGGHSNNLKQVITENSDFDKVVGEALKFADEDGETLVIVTADHETGGLTLLDGNIAKGYVWGDFSTNDHTGTPVPVFAYGPHSLDFRGVYNNNEIFYKLLQLIK, encoded by the coding sequence ATGAAAAGCACTAAAATTATCGCACTGTTAGCGGTTATGGTAACAATTAATCTGTCAGTAAATGCACAGATCAAGGTATATACTGTTGCAGATGCGCATTCGCATAACGACTATAAAAACAATATCCCCTTTTACAGGGCTTATGAAAAAGGTTTTGGTTCAATAGAAGCTGATGTGTATGCTGTTAACGGAAAGTTAATGGTTGCCCATGATAAAGCAGAAGTTGCTGAAAATAGATCGTTGAAAATTCTATACACCGATCCATTAATTGAAAAACTGGCGCATGACCAGCAAAGGCAATTAAGGCTGCTCATTGAGATAAAAGAAGATTACAAAGCAGTTTTACCATTGGTGATCAGCGAATTGAAACCGCTTGAGTCTTATTTTTCCTATCCGGGGCACCCGGGCAGGCTTTCAATAGTATTAACGGGCGCGGTGCCGCCCGCCGCAGAGATGGTCAACTATCCCGAATGGATTTCATTTGATGTTGATCACATAGACGGGTTTACTCCGGAGCAATGGAAAAAAGTAGGGCTGGTAAGTTTTCCGTTTAGCAAATATGTTCATTGGAATGGTAAAGGAGTATTAAACAGTGAAGAGGTCGCCAGGGTTAGCGCTGGTATTGACAGTGTACATGCTGCGGGTAAAATGATCCGTTTTTATGAAACGCCGGATACTAAAAGCAGCTGGCTTGCCCTCATCAGGTTGAAAGTTGATGTTATCGGAACAGATAAAGTTGAGGAGCTTGGCGATTTTCTGAATAAGAAAGAGAAAGATGAGTATGTGGCCCCGCAATCCTACGCAATTTATCACCCAACCTATAAATCTGATGGTGCTGTTAAAAAAGTTAAAAACATTATTTTATGTATAGGCGATGGCATGGGCCTTTCGCAAATTTACGCTACCTATACGGCTAACAGGGGACAACTGAATATCTTCCAGATGCAAAATATTGGTTTTTCCATTACTAATTCGGCCGATGCATACATTACTGATTCTGCTGCGGGAGGCACTGCCTTTGCATCCGGACAAAAAACAAATGACAGGGCAATAGGTGTTGATCCATCAGGTAAGCCATTAAAATCATTAGCAGATTATAGCGCCAAAGCAGGGAAGAAGACGGCCGATATTGTTGTATGTGAACTAACAGATGCCACACCTGCGGCTTTTTATGCGCACCAGTCGGAAAGAAGCAATGCAACAGCTATTGCAAGGGATATCACATCATCGCCCGTTGATATCTTTTTAGGTTCAGCGTATACGGATTTTACGGAGAAGGTAAACGGCGAAACGCCAATTGATATCATGAAAAAAAGGGGATACACCGTTATTCGCAATTTTGATGATTTTTTAAAGTCGCCTGCAACAAAAATCCTTGGCTTAATGGATGACAGTGTTACAAGGCCTAAAATGAATGGCAGGGGAGATTATCTGCCGCTGGCATTTAATAAAGTTACCCATACTTTTAAAAACGATCCCAAAGGATTTTTCATGATGATTGAAGGATCACAAATTGACCATGGCGGCCATAGCAACAACCTGAAGCAGGTGATAACAGAAAACAGCGACTTTGATAAGGTAGTAGGGGAAGCCTTAAAATTTGCTGATGAAGATGGTGAAACCCTGGTTATTGTAACAGCAGATCATGAAACAGGAGGGCTTACTTTATTAGATGGAAATATCGCTAAAGGATATGTTTGGGGCGATTTTAGTACTAATGATCACACGGGTACTCCGGTGCCGGTATTTGCTTATGGGCCACATTCGCTTGATTTCAGAGGCGTTTATAACAATAATGAGATATTTTATAAGCTGTTACAATTAATTAAGTAG
- a CDS encoding pyridoxamine 5'-phosphate oxidase family protein has translation MLGALNEDQIETLLRELPVGRIGCHADGITYIVPVNYVYDGINLYAHSAKGMKIDMMRKNSEVCFQADSITNLQNWESVICWGKFEEITDMLEREYAMQKIINRVMPLMQGEIAQPSHGFTGDASDVGFDFELILYKIVLSKKTGRFEKD, from the coding sequence ATGTTAGGAGCATTGAACGAAGATCAGATTGAAACCCTGTTAAGGGAACTGCCCGTTGGCCGCATAGGCTGCCATGCAGATGGTATAACCTATATTGTACCGGTAAACTATGTTTACGATGGTATAAACTTGTATGCCCATTCGGCCAAAGGCATGAAAATAGATATGATGCGAAAAAATTCTGAGGTATGTTTTCAGGCTGATTCCATTACCAACCTGCAAAACTGGGAAAGTGTAATTTGTTGGGGGAAGTTTGAAGAGATAACTGATATGCTGGAACGCGAGTATGCCATGCAAAAGATCATCAACCGGGTAATGCCGCTCATGCAGGGAGAAATTGCACAGCCATCGCATGGGTTTACAGGAGATGCGAGCGATGTGGGATTTGATTTTGAACTGATATTGTATAAGATTGTTTTAAGTAAGAAGACGGGGAGGTTTGAGAAGGATTAA
- a CDS encoding universal stress protein, giving the protein MKKFLFPTDFSANAKHALNYGYSLAKQVKANMIICNAIIEPAEIPQSGLVSWPMEESDLLQADSNRELKLLKEQMESREETISFNPSITCISEAGTVTDMINRVGHQNDVGLVIIGTHGSSGLSTLLLGDHSREIIDEINKPLLLVPPAAKIKQVKKIAFATDFKDPVKDMECIHAFITLARPLNAEILITNIFDEEEHAAEWFMNELANKANYPHIYYRVVKAYHPVSGLDWLCEHGDIDMLAMVHRSHNFIDSLFRGSQTQKMANHIVIPLLVFPAI; this is encoded by the coding sequence ATGAAAAAGTTCCTCTTCCCCACAGATTTTTCAGCTAATGCAAAGCACGCGCTGAATTATGGCTACAGCCTGGCCAAACAGGTTAAAGCGAATATGATCATTTGCAACGCGATCATCGAACCTGCGGAAATACCACAAAGCGGACTGGTTAGCTGGCCAATGGAAGAGTCAGACTTATTGCAAGCTGACAGTAACAGGGAATTAAAACTACTGAAGGAACAAATGGAAAGTAGGGAAGAAACGATCAGTTTCAATCCTTCCATTACCTGTATAAGCGAAGCAGGGACCGTAACGGATATGATCAATAGGGTAGGCCATCAAAATGATGTTGGCCTGGTTATTATCGGTACACATGGCAGCAGCGGTTTGAGTACCTTGCTTTTGGGCGACCATAGTCGCGAAATAATTGATGAAATTAACAAGCCGCTATTGCTTGTGCCGCCTGCTGCTAAAATAAAACAGGTGAAAAAGATCGCCTTTGCCACAGATTTTAAGGATCCGGTAAAGGATATGGAATGCATTCACGCCTTTATAACGTTGGCAAGGCCGCTCAATGCCGAAATATTGATTACCAATATTTTTGATGAAGAAGAGCATGCTGCCGAATGGTTTATGAACGAACTGGCTAATAAAGCCAACTATCCGCATATCTATTACAGAGTAGTTAAGGCATATCACCCCGTTTCGGGATTGGATTGGTTATGCGAACATGGTGATATTGATATGCTGGCCATGGTACACCGCTCGCATAATTTTATCGACAGCTTGTTCAGGGGGAGCCAGACACAAAAAATGGCAAATCATATCGTAATACCCTTACTCGTTTTTCCTGCAATTTAA
- a CDS encoding oleate hydratase: MKNSNNRNVYLVGGGIASLASAAYFIREGIAGDHITIYEELEVPGGSLDGSGSPENGYVLRGGRMLNFSYVCTYDLFSFIPSLTDPKITVYEEIQAFNKKIKTHANARVIANGKIEDVTTMDFSSQDRLDLVEMMAVSEEYLGSKRIDDWFGEDFFKTNFWYMWDTMFAFQPWHSAVEFRRYLHRFIHEFERINTLAGVDRTPYNQYDSLVIPLIKWLHEQGVHFEMGAEVTSVDFTNFRGVEMVKCIHYIQHENEKEVHFGADDLLLVTIGSMTADSSLGSMQSAPKLITNKADGSWKLWHNIAKYKPQFGRPFIFDNRISESKWESFTVTCQGTDFFYLMEQFTGNVAGTGGLVTFKDSNWLMSVVLPHQPHFIGQPKDVTVFWGYGLFPDNEGNFVKKRMSDCTGAEIITELLAHLRYEDVTEQLLKTSNCIPCMLPYITSQFLTRTKGDRPEVVPEICQNIAFIGQFAEVPDDVVFTVEYSVRTAQTAVYTLLGLEKKPTPMYHGDHHLSVLFDAAKTLLT; this comes from the coding sequence ATGAAAAATTCAAATAACCGAAATGTTTACCTGGTTGGCGGCGGTATCGCTTCTTTAGCCAGCGCTGCTTATTTTATCAGAGAAGGTATAGCAGGTGATCATATCACGATATATGAAGAACTGGAAGTGCCCGGTGGCAGCCTGGATGGCTCGGGATCGCCTGAAAATGGGTATGTGTTGAGAGGTGGGCGTATGCTCAATTTTAGCTATGTATGCACTTATGATCTTTTCTCATTTATCCCGTCGCTTACTGATCCCAAAATCACTGTTTATGAGGAAATACAAGCTTTCAATAAAAAGATAAAAACGCATGCCAACGCCCGGGTTATTGCTAATGGTAAAATAGAAGATGTTACTACGATGGATTTTAGTAGCCAGGATCGTTTAGATCTGGTGGAAATGATGGCAGTAAGCGAGGAATATTTAGGTTCGAAACGGATAGACGATTGGTTTGGCGAAGATTTCTTTAAGACCAACTTTTGGTACATGTGGGATACCATGTTCGCCTTTCAGCCATGGCATAGCGCGGTAGAGTTTAGGCGTTACCTGCATCGTTTTATCCATGAATTTGAACGGATAAATACACTGGCAGGGGTAGATCGTACACCGTATAATCAGTATGATTCGCTGGTGATACCATTGATTAAATGGTTGCATGAACAAGGTGTGCATTTTGAAATGGGTGCTGAAGTTACTTCTGTTGATTTTACAAATTTCCGGGGTGTCGAAATGGTTAAATGTATCCACTATATTCAACATGAAAATGAAAAGGAAGTTCATTTTGGGGCTGATGATCTGTTACTGGTAACTATAGGCTCGATGACTGCTGATTCCAGTTTAGGTTCGATGCAATCAGCACCAAAGCTGATCACCAATAAAGCTGATGGCAGTTGGAAACTATGGCATAACATTGCAAAGTATAAACCTCAGTTTGGCCGCCCCTTTATTTTTGACAACCGGATAAGTGAATCAAAATGGGAATCATTTACCGTAACCTGCCAGGGAACCGATTTTTTTTACCTGATGGAACAGTTCACCGGCAATGTGGCCGGTACTGGTGGCCTGGTTACTTTTAAAGATTCCAATTGGTTGATGTCTGTTGTTCTACCTCATCAGCCGCATTTTATTGGGCAGCCAAAAGATGTTACTGTATTTTGGGGATATGGTTTATTCCCGGATAATGAGGGGAACTTCGTAAAAAAGAGAATGTCGGATTGCACCGGAGCAGAGATCATTACCGAACTGCTGGCGCATTTGCGATATGAAGATGTAACCGAGCAATTATTGAAAACAAGTAATTGCATACCCTGCATGCTGCCCTATATCACCAGTCAATTTCTGACACGCACAAAAGGCGACCGCCCGGAAGTAGTGCCTGAGATCTGCCAAAATATTGCCTTTATCGGCCAGTTTGCCGAGGTGCCCGACGATGTGGTTTTTACAGTTGAATATTCTGTAAGAACAGCACAGACCGCGGTTTATACCTTATTAGGGCTCGAGAAAAAGCCAACGCCGATGTATCATGGAGATCATCACCTATCAGTATTATTTGATGCTGCGAAAACACTATTAACTTAA